A single window of Papaver somniferum cultivar HN1 unplaced genomic scaffold, ASM357369v1 unplaced-scaffold_139, whole genome shotgun sequence DNA harbors:
- the LOC113335327 gene encoding uncharacterized protein LOC113335327 isoform X3: MLAICFFADDCLIFAKANIQGARQDKIIKNFSKYSGQSINYEKSGFFDNYQVLVNATVQQIKKSILDWNEYVAKITANHSQVSSKGPGVSQQ, from the exons ATGTTAGCCATctgtttttttgcagatgactgccttATCTTTGCAAAGGCTAATATACAAGGTGCTAGGCAGGATAAAATCATTAAGAACTTCAGTAAGTATAGTGGTCAATCCATAAATTATGAGAAATCAG GTTTTTTTGACAACTACCAGGTGCTGGTCAATGCTACAGTACAACAGATCAAGAAATCCATCTTGGATTGGAATGAATATGTAGCAAAAATAACTGCTAATCACAGTCAG GTTTCTTCAAAGGGGCCTGGTGTATCCCAGCAGTAG
- the LOC113335327 gene encoding uncharacterized protein LOC113335327 isoform X2: MTDQEYAVWSLTEEGKTFLAKYITSTDADMMEHVLGAISNSSHTNPSSDAQIDLTSNLGIEDTEQRKTKRSREDGSIENHNPHTLNSTTTHNNPIYQAEENKEYGEIPTEHMMEYQSSNGEDNRARAIHSSATDLSGTNTQIHYGNPAIIHQVFLTTTRCWSMLQYNRSRNPSWIGMNM; the protein is encoded by the exons ATGACGGACCAAGAATATGCTGTATGGAGTCTGACAGaggaaggaaaaacttttctggcTAAGTATATCACTAGTACGGATGCGGATATGATGGAGCATGTTTTGGGTGCTATTAGTAATTCTTCACATACCAACCCTTCATCTGATGCTCAAATCGATTTGACCTCTAATTTAGGGATTGAAGATACTGAGCAGAGGAAAACTAAAAGAAGTCGAGAAGATGGTTCAATTGAGAATCATAATCCACATACACTTAATTCAACCACTACCCATAATAATCCTATCTATCAAGCAGAGGAAAACAAAGAGTATGGTGAAATCCCTACAGAGCATATGATGGAGTACCAAAGCAGTAATGGAGAGGATAATCGCGCAAGAGCAATTCATAGCTCAGCAACTGATCTCTCTGGGACAAACACACAGATTCACTATGGGAATCCTGCAATTATTCACCAG GTTTTTTTGACAACTACCAGGTGCTGGTCAATGCTACAGTACAACAGATCAAGAAATCCATCTTGGATTGGAATGAATATGTAG
- the LOC113335327 gene encoding uncharacterized protein LOC113335327 isoform X1 has product MTDQEYAVWSLTEEGKTFLAKYITSTDADMMEHVLGAISNSSHTNPSSDAQIDLTSNLGIEDTEQRKTKRSREDGSIENHNPHTLNSTTTHNNPIYQAEENKEYGEIPTEHMMEYQSSNGEDNRARAIHSSATDLSGTNTQIHYGNPAIIHQMTALSLQRLIYKVLGRIKSLRTSVSIVVNP; this is encoded by the exons ATGACGGACCAAGAATATGCTGTATGGAGTCTGACAGaggaaggaaaaacttttctggcTAAGTATATCACTAGTACGGATGCGGATATGATGGAGCATGTTTTGGGTGCTATTAGTAATTCTTCACATACCAACCCTTCATCTGATGCTCAAATCGATTTGACCTCTAATTTAGGGATTGAAGATACTGAGCAGAGGAAAACTAAAAGAAGTCGAGAAGATGGTTCAATTGAGAATCATAATCCACATACACTTAATTCAACCACTACCCATAATAATCCTATCTATCAAGCAGAGGAAAACAAAGAGTATGGTGAAATCCCTACAGAGCATATGATGGAGTACCAAAGCAGTAATGGAGAGGATAATCGCGCAAGAGCAATTCATAGCTCAGCAACTGATCTCTCTGGGACAAACACACAGATTCACTATGGGAATCCTGCAATTATTCACCAG atgactgccttATCTTTGCAAAGGCTAATATACAAGGTGCTAGGCAGGATAAAATCATTAAGAACTTCAGTAAGTATAGTGGTCAATCCATAA